The Panicum hallii strain FIL2 chromosome 9, PHallii_v3.1, whole genome shotgun sequence genome has a window encoding:
- the LOC112872804 gene encoding uncharacterized protein LOC112872804: protein MARSRRRVAVGGAAWHKPPASSTPPRVQRPISHAPPPRRRRRDGEPRRRSRGGHHGRPPPAPARLHPGAGAAAHAQRQLVPCEPGRGPRRPPSIAAAAPGRAAALQSVEAGPDRAFARGFCFGGPPAGSSSAGAGACLACLAAAAADVSRGCGNASRRAGVWRSGCFLAYADTGAASAHEDAFRGWFYAGPKTAGALAGGVCVGYRVPADCTRCLYDSLRAAPALGWLSRLRGDEVIVAGYSCCLRVQKPPYEQHQLPELIQ from the exons ATGGCAAGGAGCAGGAGGCGGGTCGCAGTCGGCGGCGCTG CTTGGCACAAGCCACCGGCCAGCTCCACGCCTCCGCGTGTCCAACGACCGATCAGCcatgctcctcctcctcgccgtcgtcgccgcgACGGCGAACCCCGGCGCCGCTCTCGTGGTGGGCACCACGGGCGTCCACCACCCGCCCCTGCTCGACTGcaccccggcgccggcgccgccgcccacgcgcaACGGCAGCTCGTTCCGTGCGAACCTGGCCGCGGCCCTCGCCGACCTCCCTCCATCGCCGCGGCCGCGCCagggcgcgccgccgccttgcAGTCCGTCGAGGCCGGCCCCGACCGCGCGTTCGCGCGCGGCTTCTGCTTCGGCGGCCCGCCAGCGGGCTCCTCctcggccggcgccggcgcctgcCTCGCGTGcctggccgcggcggccgcggacgTCAGCCGCGGCTGCGGCAACGCCAGCCGGCGCGCCGGCGTCTGGCGCTCCGGTTGCTTCCTGGCCTACGCGGACaccggcgccgcctccgcccacgAGGACGCGTTCCGCGGCTGGTTCTACGCCGGCCCGAAGACGGCGGGGGCGCTGGCCGGCGGCGTGTGCGTGGGCTACCGCGTGCCGGCGGACTGCACCCGGTGCCTGTACGACTCGCTGCGAGCGGCGCCGGCGCTGGGGTGGCTCTCAAGGCTCCGCGGAGACGAGGTGATTGTCGCCGGCTACAGCTGCTGCCTACGCGTCCAGAAGCCACCGTACGAGCAGCATC AACTCCCAGAGCTGATACAGTAA
- the LOC112873591 gene encoding NDR1/HIN1-like protein 6, whose translation MADHQRIHPVDLEAGRNRPTAPLVPGGSFRSDKGDPAQRANNQQQRGHGGYGHGPLPPPPRRVAPPAPLPPPKRRGRGCCCRFLCCVVATAAVLAVLAAAAAAALYLIFKPQAPRYSVDRLAVSAFQVDPSTLTARAAFDVTVTAANPNARIGVYYERGSSLSVWYGPYPLARGALPAFYQGRRNTTVLALAMAGEVQLASAAVSGMRDAQRDGAVPLVFRADVPVRVELGSLRLWKVTARVRCDLVVDRIMDVSSPIKIKASNCKFGFKL comes from the coding sequence ATGGCGGACCACCAGCGGATCCACCCGGTCGACCTGGAGGCCGGCCGGAACCGCCCGACGGCACCGCTGGTGCCCGGCGGCTCGTTCCGGTCGGACAAGGGCGACCCGGCGCAGCGCGCCAACAACCAACAACAGCGGGGCCACGGCGGCTACGGGCACGGCCcgcttcccccgccgccgcgccgcgtggcgccgccggcgccccttcctccgccgaagcgccgcggccgcggctgctgctgccgcttcCTCTGCTGCGTCGTCGCCACCGCGGCCGTGCTGGCCGtcctcgccgcggcggccgcggccgcgctgTACCTGATCTTCAAGCCCCAGGCGCCGCGGTACTCGGTGGACCGCCTGGCCGTGTCCGCGTTCCAGGTCGACCCGTCCACGCtcacggcgcgggcggcgttCGACGTGACGGTGACGGCGGCGAACCCGAACGCGCGCATCGGCGTGTACTACGAGCGCGGGTCCAGCCTGAGCGTGTGGTACGGCCCGTACCCCCTGGCGCGGGGCGCGCTGCCGGCCTTCTACCAGGGCCGCCGCAACACCACGGTGCTGGCGCTCGCCATGGCCGGGGAGGTGCAGCTGGCCAGCGCCGCCGTGTCCGGGATGCGGGACGCGCAGCGGGACGGGGCCGTGCCGCTGGTGTTCCGCGCCGACGTGCCCGTGCGCGTCGAGCTGGGGAGCCTCAGGCTGTGGAAGGTCACCGCCAGGGTGCGCTGCGACCTCGTCGTCGACAGGATCATGGACGTCAGCAGCCCCATCAAGATCAAGGCCAGCAACTGCAAGTTCGGCTTCAAGCTGTGA
- the LOC112875742 gene encoding reactive oxygen species modulator 1 — protein MARTDSCLARVGAGAAIGGAVGGAVGACYGTFEAFRYKIPGLLKIRYIGQTTVGSAAIFGLFLGAGSLIHCGKSY, from the exons ATGGCGAGGACCGACAGCTGCCTGGCGCGCGTGGGCGCCGGAGCCGCCATCGGCGGCGCGGTGGGCGGAGCCGTCG GTGCTTGCTATGGAACTTTtgaggcattcagatacaag ATTCCTGGGTTGCTAAAGATAAGATACATTGGACAGACCACTGTGGGCAGCGCAGCAATTTTTGGGCTTTTCTTGGGGGCTGGCAGCTTGATTCACTGTGGAAAATCCTACTAG
- the LOC112875164 gene encoding uncharacterized protein LOC112875164 isoform X1, with protein MDAPQACAAGSELELARARCGALHGRLAASPDLPRQPALRSLLRLVTAELGFLASAHPDPAAPLSSNLPHLAALHLLLTHPAVRSPSRLSPLPGVDFACAFRGRPAWALLSASNPARLAWVPRGGLRARVASVLDAARGAPPATRPEKLLLVFSRGVGADIALGLAVGFGAVETDMLAEFVGVSEDEDDEGWIAVSFNTGEEMRSFRAFEIDIVEGAAEVLLPPEATVAEGSSDEEVPLGFEGAFGAFVGKMWRESRELMNLDTTALVAIVSGISNGGVGKLMAAPKEVTRARFKCNYKFVMDQAHSELQLPILLELGKAVEGKQCIICGTVNSEFKEIVSMCGGPEEKTRARHLLKQLTIIPDSPSARMMDLPTTRKLAMKNKVVFGTGDHWRAPTLTANMGFVRAVSQSGMPLLTIEHRPRALIGL; from the exons ATGGATGCTCCGCAAGCGTGCGCCGCCGGCTCCGAGCTGGAGCTCGCGCGGGCGCGGTGCGGCGCGCTGCACGGCCGCCTCGCGGCTTCGCCGGACCTGCCGCGCCAGCCCGCGCTCcgctccctcctccgcctcgtcacCGCCGAGCTGGGGTTCCTCGCCTCGGCCCACCCGGACCCCGCGGCGCCGCTCTCCTCCAACCTGCCCCACCTCGCGgcgctccacctcctcctcacCCACCCGGCCGTGCGGAGCCCGTCTCGGCTCTCGCCGCTCCCGGGGGTCGACTTCGCCTGCGCCTTCCGCGGCCGGCCCGCGTGGGCGCTCCTCTCCGCGAGCAACCCCGCCAGGCTCGCCTGGGTCCCGCGCGGGGGGCTCCGCGCCCGCGTCGCGTCGGTGCTGGATGCCGCGCGCGGCGCTCCGCCCGCTACGCGACCCGAGAAGCTGCTCCTCGTCTTCTCCCGCGGTGTCGGCGCGGACATCGCGCTGGGGCTCGCGGTGGGGTTTGGGGCCGTGGAGACCGACATGCTCGCGGAGTTCGTCGGTGTTtccgaggatgaggatgatGAAGGGTGGATTGCCGTCAGCTTCAACACGGGTGAGGAGATGAGGAGCTTCAGGGCGTTCGAGATTGATATCGTGGAGGGTGCTGCCGAGGTTTTGCTGCCACCGGAGGCCACGGTGGCTGAGGGAAGCTCTGATGAGGAGGTGCCTTTGGGTTTTGAGGGAGCGTTTGGTGCCTTCGTGGGGAAGATGTGGAGGGAATCGAGGGAGCTGATGAATTTGGACACCACGGCCCTGGTTGCTATAGTGTCAGGGATCAGCAACGGCGGGGTGGGGAAACTGATGGCTGCGCCCAAGGAAGTGACCAGGGCAAGGTTCAAGTGCAACTACAAGTTCGTCATGGATCAG GCACATTCCGAACTGCAGTTACCAATACTCCTAGAGTTGGGTAAAGCAGTTGAGGGTAAGCAATGTATCATATGTGGAACTGTCAACTCAGAGTTCAAAGAAATTGTTTCGATGTGTGGTGGGCCTGAGGAGAAAACCAGAGCAAGACACTTACTGAAACAACTCAC TATTATCCCAGACAGTCCTTCAGCACGTATGATGGATCTTCCAACCACAAGGAAGCTCGCAATGAAGAACAAAGTTGTTTTCGGTACAGGTGACCATTGGCGCGCTCCAACTTTGACTGCTAACATGGGGTTTGTAAGGGCTGTTTCACAGTCTGGTATGCCTTTGCTAACCATCGAGCACAGACCTCGGGCATTGATTGGTCTGTAA
- the LOC112875164 gene encoding uncharacterized protein LOC112875164 isoform X2, with translation MDAPQACAAGSELELARARCGALHGRLAASPDLPRQPALRSLLRLVTAELGFLASAHPDPAAPLSSNLPHLAALHLLLTHPAVRSPSRLSPLPGVDFACAFRGRPAWALLSASNPARLAWVPRGGLRARVASVLDAARGAPPATRPEKLLLVFSRGVGADIALGLAVGFGAVETDMLAEFVGVSEDEDDEGWIAVSFNTGEEMRSFRAFEIDIVEGAAEVLLPPEATVAEGSSDEEVPLGFEGAFGAFVGKMWRESRELMNLDTTALVAIVSGISNGGVGKLMAAPKEVTRARFKCNYKFVMDQLPILLELGKAVEGKQCIICGTVNSEFKEIVSMCGGPEEKTRARHLLKQLTIIPDSPSARMMDLPTTRKLAMKNKVVFGTGDHWRAPTLTANMGFVRAVSQSGMPLLTIEHRPRALIGL, from the exons ATGGATGCTCCGCAAGCGTGCGCCGCCGGCTCCGAGCTGGAGCTCGCGCGGGCGCGGTGCGGCGCGCTGCACGGCCGCCTCGCGGCTTCGCCGGACCTGCCGCGCCAGCCCGCGCTCcgctccctcctccgcctcgtcacCGCCGAGCTGGGGTTCCTCGCCTCGGCCCACCCGGACCCCGCGGCGCCGCTCTCCTCCAACCTGCCCCACCTCGCGgcgctccacctcctcctcacCCACCCGGCCGTGCGGAGCCCGTCTCGGCTCTCGCCGCTCCCGGGGGTCGACTTCGCCTGCGCCTTCCGCGGCCGGCCCGCGTGGGCGCTCCTCTCCGCGAGCAACCCCGCCAGGCTCGCCTGGGTCCCGCGCGGGGGGCTCCGCGCCCGCGTCGCGTCGGTGCTGGATGCCGCGCGCGGCGCTCCGCCCGCTACGCGACCCGAGAAGCTGCTCCTCGTCTTCTCCCGCGGTGTCGGCGCGGACATCGCGCTGGGGCTCGCGGTGGGGTTTGGGGCCGTGGAGACCGACATGCTCGCGGAGTTCGTCGGTGTTtccgaggatgaggatgatGAAGGGTGGATTGCCGTCAGCTTCAACACGGGTGAGGAGATGAGGAGCTTCAGGGCGTTCGAGATTGATATCGTGGAGGGTGCTGCCGAGGTTTTGCTGCCACCGGAGGCCACGGTGGCTGAGGGAAGCTCTGATGAGGAGGTGCCTTTGGGTTTTGAGGGAGCGTTTGGTGCCTTCGTGGGGAAGATGTGGAGGGAATCGAGGGAGCTGATGAATTTGGACACCACGGCCCTGGTTGCTATAGTGTCAGGGATCAGCAACGGCGGGGTGGGGAAACTGATGGCTGCGCCCAAGGAAGTGACCAGGGCAAGGTTCAAGTGCAACTACAAGTTCGTCATGGATCAG TTACCAATACTCCTAGAGTTGGGTAAAGCAGTTGAGGGTAAGCAATGTATCATATGTGGAACTGTCAACTCAGAGTTCAAAGAAATTGTTTCGATGTGTGGTGGGCCTGAGGAGAAAACCAGAGCAAGACACTTACTGAAACAACTCAC TATTATCCCAGACAGTCCTTCAGCACGTATGATGGATCTTCCAACCACAAGGAAGCTCGCAATGAAGAACAAAGTTGTTTTCGGTACAGGTGACCATTGGCGCGCTCCAACTTTGACTGCTAACATGGGGTTTGTAAGGGCTGTTTCACAGTCTGGTATGCCTTTGCTAACCATCGAGCACAGACCTCGGGCATTGATTGGTCTGTAA
- the LOC112875163 gene encoding CDT1-like protein b, with product MSEGNTTQLDLEKGLPQISNDNDSSSPSTIHKMKANTEDSGSKIESPTPEKLESRSKGVVVSSLARNLLAERYKDRFANQLGEDEDDTDDEDYNDSLSPGVSRPLISGSIELLEKHKDLLNFFNRMESSIRLLRLRKKMTTFKNIATQVEVLTKRTFSYSHLAQMKHLFPEAIQIKRILLHDEKSLCMYPDMEITLVMDVVECTSPDESPSMAICEAFYSKLLNFLDAHHKGTDIPEAILPEPFNSRPREKLYLQAPDGHAAEPPLQGTTEDGLSYASHFPQTFQKLMSQKIVADGTEKTQLLSDPAELSSVRAYDTEGTNRSPKKQDTHAPVPVNSEISATPSRHLISCCQESTPKQGTSESSFLAGTPAMQTPKRLLPTSLEKLETTCGHISEPRSTSSARRSLNTSLKFEGGSLSCHDGMEHEATAKKDVFSEVSSSSNKSLEENDLISFTYEEKTNQIDPVETQEKIASLCSTFDIVCDISRSTKNSQITKQELFHYILASNLEIEETGEIEEQLHILEDLAPDWISKKVINGGEILYSIVPIPITDQSSVRARLVEAV from the exons ATGAGTGAGGGGAATACTACTCAGCTTGACCTTGAGAAAGGACTGCCTCAAATTTCGAATGATAATGATTCAAGTAGCCCTTCAACAATACACAAGATGAAAGCTAACACGGAAGATTCTGGAAGCAAAATTGAATCACCCACTCCAGAGAAGCTTGAATCTAGAAGCAAAGGGGTTGTTGTGAGTTCGCTAGCAAGGAATTTGCTTGCAGAGAGGTACAAAGACAGATTTGCAAACCAGCTGGGGGAAGATGAGGATGACACAGATGATGAAGACTATAATGACAGTCTTTCACCTGGTGTTAGCCGACCTCTAATTTCAGGAAGCATCGAACTCCTTGAGAA ACACAAGGATTTGCTGAATTTTTTCAATAGAATGGAAAGTTCTATAAGGTTGCTACGGTTACGGAAGAAGATGACTACATTTAAGAATATTGCTACCCAGGTGGAAGTACTCACAAAGAG GACATTCTCATACAGTCATTTGGCCCAGATGAAGCATTTATTTCCAGAAGCAATCCAGATAAAGAGGATACTCTTACATGATGAGAAAAGCTTATGCATGTATCCTGATATGGAAATCACACTTGTCATGGATGTTGTGGAATGTACAAGTCCAGATGAGTCTCCATCAATGGCAATCTGCGAGGCGTTTTACTCAAAGCTTTTGAATTTTTTGGATGCTCATCATAAG GGTACAGACATTCCTGAGGCAATCCTACCAGAACCCTTTAATTCAAGGCCAAGGGAGAAGTTATATCTTCAGGCACCTGATGGACATGCTGCGGAGCCACCTCTGCAGGGCACCACTGAGGATGGATTGTCATATGCTTCCCACTTCCCACAAACTTTTCAAAAACTCATGTCACAGAAAATTGTTGCTGATGGAACAGAAAAGACTCAGTTGCTATCTGATCCAGCAGAACTGAGCTCTGTGCGTGCTTATGATACGGAAGGGACAAACAGAAGCCCTAAAAAGCAAGACACACATGCTCCAGTTCCAGTGAACTCTGAAATCTCTGCTACTCCAAGCCGCCATTTGATCTCGTGTTGTCAAGAGAGTACACCGAAACAAGGGACCTCAGAATCATCATTTTTGGCTGGAACACCAGCAATGCAGACACCAAAAAGGCTGTTGCCGACTTCACTTGAGAAACTTGAGACCACTTGTGGACACATTTCTGAACCACGTTCAACCAGTTCAGCCCGCAGATCACTGAATACATCGTTAAAATTTGAAGGAGGAAGCCTGTCTTGTCACGATGGAATGGAACATGAGGCTACAGCTAAAAAGGACGTGTTCTCAGAAGTTTCATCTAGTTCCAACAAGTCACTAGAG GAAAATGATCTTATCTCCTTTACTTATGAAGAAAAAACCAATCAAATAGACCCAGTGGAAACCCAGGAAAAGATAGCTTCGCTTTGTAGCACATTTGATATAGTCTGTGATATTTCTCGTTCTACCAAGAATTCGCAAATCACGAAACAGGAACTTTTCCACTATATTCTTGCCAGCAACTTGGAGATAGAAGAGACAG GGGAGATAGAAGAGCAGCTGCATATTTTAGAGGATCTGGCTCCCGACTGGATATCTAAGAAGGTGATAAATGGAGGAGAAATACTTTACAG CATTGTACCTATACCTATAACAGATCAGAGTTCAGTTCGGGCAAGGCTTGTTGAAGCCGTATGA
- the LOC112875165 gene encoding putative ripening-related protein 5, producing the protein MHPDLKPSSKTRAHLKQQKSESEESSSTCSSEAKMTTARGVATMAMFLLVALSASHMASSLRLGVCRASGYLPGRSGNCEKSNDPDCCEDGKSYPQYRCSPPVTASTKAVLTLNSFEKGKDGGGPSECDNAYHSDEEKVVALSTGWFSNMARCGHRIKISANGNSVYAKVVDECDSVHGCDDEHNFEPPCDNNIVDASPAVWDALGLDQSVGMVDITWSDVCRASGYLPGRSGNCEKSNDPDCCEDGKRYPQYRCSPPVTASTKAVLTLNSFEKGKDGGGPSECDNAYHSDEEKVVALSTGWFSNMARCGHRIKISANGNSVYAKVVDECDSVHGCDDEHNFEPPCDNNIVDASPAVWDALGLDQSVGMVDITWSEE; encoded by the exons ATGCACCCCGATCTGAAGCCATCAAGCAAAACCAGAGCACACTTAAAGCAACAGAAGAGTGAGAGCGAGGAGAGCTCGAGCACTTGTTCAAGCGAAGCAAAGATGACCACCGCCAGAGGTGTAGCCACCATGGCGATGTTCCTCCTGGTCGCGCTCTCCGCCTCCCACATGGCGTCCTCCCTCCGCCTCGGCGTGTGCCGCGCCAGCGGCTATCTCCCGGGCCGGTCCGGCAACTGCGAGAAGAGCAACGACCCGGACTGCTGCGAGGACGGCAAGAGCTACCCGCAGTACCGGTGCTCGCCGCCAGTGACCGCGAGCACCAAGGCCGTGCTGACGCTCAACAGCTTCGAGAAGGgcaaggacggcggcggcccgtcgGAGTGCGATAACGCCTACCACAGCGACGAGGAGAAGGTGGTGGCGCTCTCCACGGGGTGGTTCAGCAACATGGCGCGCTGCGGCCACCGCATCAAGATCTCTGCCAACGGCAACTCCGTGTACGCCAAGGTGGTGGACGAGTGCGACTCCGTGCACGGCTGCGACGATGAGCACAACTTCGAGCCGCCCTGCGACAACAACATCGTCGACGCCTCGCCGGCGGTGTGGGACGCACTGGGGCTCGACCAGAGCGTCGGCATGGTGGACATCACCTGGTCTGA CGTGTGCCGCGCCAGCGGCTACCTCCCCGGCCGGTCCGGCAACTGCGAGAAGAGCAACGACCCGGACTGCTGCGAGGACGGCAAGAGGTACCCGCAGTACcgctgctcgccgccggtgaccgcgaGCACCAAGGCCGTGCTGACGCTCAACAGCTTCGAGAAGGGCAAGGACGGGGGCGGCCCGTCGGAGTGCGACAACGCCTACCACAGCGACGAGGAGAAGGTGGTGGCGCTCTCCACCGGGTGGTTCAGCAACATGGCGCGCTGCGGCCACCGCATCAAGATCTCTGCCAACGGCAACTCCGTGTACGCCAAGGTGGTGGACGAGTGCGACTCCGTGCACGGCTGCGACGACGAGCACAACTTCGAGCCGCCCTGCGACAACAACATCGTCGACGCGTCGCCGGCGGTCTGGGACGCCCTGGGGCTCGACCAGAGCGTCGGGATGGTGGACATCACCTGGTCTGAGGAGTGA